TGGGCCGACGTGTTAGAACGTTACCTTTGCGCCGAACTGGAGCTTCCGCGCGATCACAACTGGATTGCTGGACGTGATCGTTCCGTAGGTAGATGGAACAGTGATGTCCGAAGATGGATTATTGAAGTTGGCTGTGTTGGTGAGATTGAACGCATCAACACGAAGATTGAGATGAACGCCCTCTGCAATTGTGGTGTTTTTGTTGAGGTTCATATCAATCGTCTTGACGCTAGGGCCATAGAGTCCGTTTCGCTCGCTGTCGCCAAACGTATTCGGCTGAGGTTTGACGAATCCCAATGGGGCTCCAGTGGTGGGATTGGTGTTCAACCAGTGAGCGATGGTCTTGTTGCTCGCGTAAGGCTGGACTCCGGGCACCACATCTGCACGAGTTGCATACCAGGCGTCGCCTGCGTTATCGAACGTGACGCTGAACGGAGCACCTGACATCAATTGCGTGATGGCCGCGACGTTCCAGCCTTCCAGGAGTTTGCCGCGCACACCGCCGTACTGCGCGAACCTGCGGCCAGGGCCGAAGGGAAGATCATACCCACCGCTGGCAAAGAAGGTAATTCTGCGCACGCCATCTGCATTCCCGCGATCTCCGGCAGGGTTATAGGGGTTCTGTGGTGATCCGACTTCTCCGACGTTATCGATACCCTTAGTCCAGTTAAGACTGCTCTCGAAGAAGACCCCATTGCTATAGCGCTTGGTGCCTTCAACCTGGAGTTGATTGGTAAATGAGGCGCCGCTGAACTTCATCATGAGGATGTCGCCATAGGGCTGATACGGCCTGAGAGACTGAAGCGCTGTGCCGGACTGCTGTACTCGCGGCAGGTTCATGTTGTAGTTGACGAAGATGGCATGGTCAACCTTGTTGCCGAGGTAGGTCATGCGGAATCCGATATCACCAGGCAGGCGTTGCTCGACGGTGAAGTTCCACTGCTGTGAGGCTGTGTTGCGAATCTGGCGATCGACCGCATAGAGGCTCGGATTTGCTGTGACGAATGGCGTCACGCTGAAAGGATTTGCCAGTGTGACAGTTGGCGTCGCTGGAGCGCTGTCATACTCCTGCACGAGGCGGAACGGCGGGTTACTGATGCCAAGTTGATAGATGCCCTGATAGACAGGGGGCATGTTGTAGAAGATGCCATAGCCGCCGCGAAGGACCATCCGGTCATCACTGAACGGACGGAAGGCAAAGCCGAATCTGGGTGCGATGTCGCGATGGTCAGGCAGGAGCACGTTGGATCCCCAGCCTGCATCCTCTGATGTCTCGTAAGGATAGAGATTCAATAGCGTTTGGTTGGTACTAACGGGAAGCTGACCGTGAACACTGCGTACGACGTTCAATCCCTTGGCAAAGTCGAAGTTCGTCCAACCGCCATACCGCTCTGTCGGCTCAGTTTGAAGTTCATAGCGGATGCCGATATTGAGCGTGAGGCGTGGGAAGATGCGCCAGTCGTCTTGCACGTAGAAACCATAGCGATTGATCCCAATATCATTCGACGGAGTCTCCGTAGCACGGACTGCATCGTTCGGGTAGCCAAGCAGCGCATTAGCTAGTGGACTTCCCGTATAGCGGTAGGCTCCGAAGTAGAAGAATCCAAGCGTAGATGGGGACACAGAGGGGTTAGTAGAAACGCGGTTATAAGCGAGATCGGCGCCTGCTTTGAAGATATGCGCGCCCTTCTGCCACGAGAACGTATCGCCAATCTGATCGGTGATCTCAGGGTTGGGTTTTGAGCCGCCACGGTCGGCAATGGAGGTAAGGCCAGAGATGGAGAACGTCGGCAAACCGCCAATCGCGTGTGGATACAGGCCTGGGAAGATGGTAGAAGGATCGAAGTTCTGGTTCTGTCCCTGCCGGGTCGAAACCTGTGCAAAGTAGGAAGCGCGGATCTCGTTGCTCATAGCAGGAGTGATGATCCTGGTATAGGTCAGGGAGCCAGACTTCGTAGTGTAGCCCGCGTTGGAGTAATTGTTATATTCCACTGGCGAATAGAGGTTCACTGAATACGGGTTGCCGCCCATCGAGTAGTTGACGATGAAAGTGAAACGATTATTGATGTTGAGATTGTGGTCGAGCCGACCGGTGTAGCGGTTGACATTGATTCGCGTGGGAAGAGTTTGGACCAGGTTGGAGGTGTTGCCAGACTTGGTGGGAAGAGGTACAAACTGGAGAACCGCGAGCGTCCGTGGATCAAGCCGGTTGGTTGGAATCTGGTATCCATTAGGGCAGGTTGGACTGCTGGGAAACGGAGTGCCTCCATTTTGCGGATCTTTAATCGTAGTGCTGAAGCATCCAGCGCGCTGAGCGGCGGTAGGAACTGAAAAAGTTCCGGTGCTCGAGGTGCGCTGACGCCAGCCTTCATAGGAGAAGAAGAAGAAGGTATGGTTTCTGTAGATGGGGCCACCCACCGAGCCGCCAAATTCATTGCGGTTATAAGGCGTCCGCGCGATATGGGCTGCGTTGGCGAAGTAGTCGTTGGCGGCGAAGACCGTATTGCGATTGAAGGCAAAGAGCGAGCCATGGAAGCGGTTGGTGCCGCCTTTAGTAATCATGGAGACCGCCACAGAAGATGAGAACTCCGCCTTAGCGTTATTCGACTCAACTTTGACCTCCTCGATCGTATCGAGAGAAGGCTGCGTCGTCAGCGAGGTCTGGTAAGAGTAAGCGCCGCCGCCGTTGCCCAGATCGTTGAAACCTACGCCGTCCACTGTGAAAGTAGTTCCGCCCCAATGTTCGGAGCCTGCGATCTTAGGGTTTGAGCCCGACGCCTCGCCGGTATTTCCGGGTACAGTCGCAATGAAGGTGTCCATCGTACGGCCATTGGTGGGCAGCTTTTGCAGCGCATTGGTGTCGATGATGGTTGCAATCGACGAGCTTTCGGACTGGACCACAGGAGCCGAAGCAGTGACTACGACGGATTGCGTGACCTCTCCAGGAACCAGGGAGAGGTTGTTTCGTGTGGTCTGATTGAGTTGTATCTGGATGTCCTTCACGTCGACAGAGCGATAGCCCTGAAGCTCAGCACGAATGCTGTAGAGGCCTGCGGACAGATTGTCGAACTCGTAATCTCCGGCCCGGTCGGTGAGCATCGAATAGGAGGCGCTGGTCCCCTGGTTGGTCACAGTCACTCTCACCTGAGGGACGACGCTGCCCGAGCGATCAGAGACTGTGCCCAGGAGGGTACCGGTCACGCTCTGGCAGAGCGCCGCCATGGGCGCGAAGAGAAGAAGCAATAGGCTTAGTCGGCGATACATCAT
This is a stretch of genomic DNA from Edaphobacter acidisoli. It encodes these proteins:
- a CDS encoding TonB-dependent receptor, which gives rise to MYRRLSLLLLLFAPMAALCQSVTGTLLGTVSDRSGSVVPQVRVTVTNQGTSASYSMLTDRAGDYEFDNLSAGLYSIRAELQGYRSVDVKDIQIQLNQTTRNNLSLVPGEVTQSVVVTASAPVVQSESSSIATIIDTNALQKLPTNGRTMDTFIATVPGNTGEASGSNPKIAGSEHWGGTTFTVDGVGFNDLGNGGGAYSYQTSLTTQPSLDTIEEVKVESNNAKAEFSSSVAVSMITKGGTNRFHGSLFAFNRNTVFAANDYFANAAHIARTPYNRNEFGGSVGGPIYRNHTFFFFSYEGWRQRTSSTGTFSVPTAAQRAGCFSTTIKDPQNGGTPFPSSPTCPNGYQIPTNRLDPRTLAVLQFVPLPTKSGNTSNLVQTLPTRINVNRYTGRLDHNLNINNRFTFIVNYSMGGNPYSVNLYSPVEYNNYSNAGYTTKSGSLTYTRIITPAMSNEIRASYFAQVSTRQGQNQNFDPSTIFPGLYPHAIGGLPTFSISGLTSIADRGGSKPNPEITDQIGDTFSWQKGAHIFKAGADLAYNRVSTNPSVSPSTLGFFYFGAYRYTGSPLANALLGYPNDAVRATETPSNDIGINRYGFYVQDDWRIFPRLTLNIGIRYELQTEPTERYGGWTNFDFAKGLNVVRSVHGQLPVSTNQTLLNLYPYETSEDAGWGSNVLLPDHRDIAPRFGFAFRPFSDDRMVLRGGYGIFYNMPPVYQGIYQLGISNPPFRLVQEYDSAPATPTVTLANPFSVTPFVTANPSLYAVDRQIRNTASQQWNFTVEQRLPGDIGFRMTYLGNKVDHAIFVNYNMNLPRVQQSGTALQSLRPYQPYGDILMMKFSGASFTNQLQVEGTKRYSNGVFFESSLNWTKGIDNVGEVGSPQNPYNPAGDRGNADGVRRITFFASGGYDLPFGPGRRFAQYGGVRGKLLEGWNVAAITQLMSGAPFSVTFDNAGDAWYATRADVVPGVQPYASNKTIAHWLNTNPTTGAPLGFVKPQPNTFGDSERNGLYGPSVKTIDMNLNKNTTIAEGVHLNLRVDAFNLTNTANFNNPSSDITVPSTYGTITSSNPVVIARKLQFGAKVTF